A section of the Paralichthys olivaceus isolate ysfri-2021 chromosome 16, ASM2471397v2, whole genome shotgun sequence genome encodes:
- the acss2l gene encoding acyl-CoA synthetase short chain family member 2 like isoform X1, protein MVVPESQDKMYYPSADLQRDAHVPDLNSYLELYRKSLENPEAFWKEVADEFFWKKPATGPMLQYNFDVTKGNIYVKCMEGAKTNMCYNVLDRHVRERNLGEKVAYYWEGNSPDHHMTITYSQLLSHVCRCANVLRQMGVKKGDRVSIYLPMIPELVYTMLACARIGAVHSIVFAGFSSDSLCERIIDAQSSVLVTADGVYRGEKLINLKQIVDEALEKCREKASSSITKCLVIKHHALRTKSGAACNKLQTPWDSECDVWWDEVMRDSPEECEPEWLDAEDPLFILYTSGSTGKPKGVLHTVAGYLLYTSLTFKYVFDHHQDDVYWCTADIGWITGHSYITYGPLANGATGVLFEGVPLHPHVGRFWEIIEKYKVTKFYTAPTAIRLLMKYGREPLQKYDLSSLRILGTVGEPINPEAWQWYHEAVGQGRCPIVDTFWQTETGGHVLTPLPAATPLKPGSATFPFFGVEPVILNEHGEELEGEAEGYLVFRRPWPGIMRTLYKNHERLENTYFKKFPGFYVTGDGCRRDKDGYYWITGRIDDMLNVSGHLMSTAEVEAALTEHPAVAEAAVVSRPHKVKGECLYCFVTLKNSREFSHTMVEELKRLVREKIGPIATPDFIQNAPALPKTRSGKIMRRVLRQIARNDKDLGDLSTLADPKVVEVLFSQRCEAAA, encoded by the exons ATGGTTGTTCCTGAATCTCAGGACAAAATGTACTACCCCTCTGCTGACCTGCAGAGGGATGCTCATGTGCCTGATTTAAACTCTTATCTGGAACTGTACAGGAAGTCTCTTGAGAATCCAGAAG CTTTCTGGAAAGAGGTTGCTGATGAGTTCTTTTGGAAGAAGCCAGCAACAGGTCCAATGCTGCAGTACAACTTTGACGTGACTAAAGGGAACATATATGTCAAATGCATGGAAGGGGCCAAAACCAACATGTGCTATAATGTCCTGGACAGGCATGTGAGGGAGAGGAACCTCGGTGAAAAGGTTGCCTATTACTG GGAGGGAAACTCACCCGATCACCACATGACCATCACTTACTCTCAGCTGCTGAGCCACGTCTGCCGCTGCGCCAACGTTCTCAGGCAAATGG GTGTGAAAAAGGGAGACAGGGTGTCCATTTATCTTCCCATGATTCCAGAGCTGGTCTACACTATGCTGGCCTGTGCCAGAATCGGTGCTGTTCACTCGATTGTG TTTGCAGGTTTCTCCTCTGATTCTCTGTGTGAGAGGATAATCGACGCCCAGAGCAGCGTCCTGGTGACAGCAG ATGGTGTTTACAGAGGAGAGAAGCTGATCAACCTGAAACAGATTGTGGACGAGGCTCTGGAGAAGTGCAGGGAGAA AGCGTCGTCCAGCATCACCAAGTGCCTCGTCATCAAACACCACGCGCTGAGGACAAAAAGTGGAGCTGCATGCAACAAATTACAG ACCCCCTGGGACTCGGAGTGTGATGTGTGGTGGGATGAGGTGATGAGAGACTCTCCTGAGGAGTGTGAACCTGAGTGGCTGGATGCTGAGGACCCGCTGTTCATCCTCTACACCAGCGGCTCCACCGGCAAACCCAAG GGTGTTCTCCACACTGTTGCCGGGTACCTGCTCTACACGTCGCTGACCTTCAAGTACGTCTTTGACCATCACCAGGACGACGTGTACTGGTGCACGGCAGACATCGGCTGGATCACGGGCCACTCCTACATCACCTACGGCCCCCTCGCTAACGGAGCCACAGGAGTCCTG tTTGAAGGCGTCCCTCTCCACCCTCACGTCGGCCGGTTCTGGGAGATTATTGAGAAGTACAAAGTGACCAAGTTCTACACAGCTCCCACAGCCATCCGCCTGCTGATGAAGTACGGACGAGAACCTCTGCAGAA GTACGACCTCTCCAGCCTGAGGATCTTGGGTACCGTGGGAGAGCCCATCAACCCGGAGGCCTGGCAGTGGTACCACGAGGCGGTGGGTCAGGGCCGATGTCCCATCGTCGACACCTTCTGGCAGACGGAGACA GGAGGTCATGTTTTGACTCCTCTTCCTGCCGCCACGCCGCTGAAGCCTGGCTCTGCT ACCTTTCCTTTCTTCGGGGTGGAACCTGTGATCCTGAACGAACACGGAGAAGAACTGGAGGGGGAGGCGGAGGGTTATCTG GTGTTCCGGAGGCCCTGGCCTGGAATAATGCGCACGCTGTACAAAAACCACGAGCGCTTAGAAAACACCTACTTCAAGAAATTCCCAGGCTTTTATGTGACCGGTGACG GCTGCAGGCGGGATAAAGACGGCTATTACTGGATCACAGGAAGAATAGACGACATGCTGAATGTGTCAG GACACCTGATGAGCACGGCGGAGGTGGAGGCGGCCCTGACGGAGCACCCGGCCGTGGCGGAGGCCGCGGTGGTGAGTCGGCCTCACAAGGTGAAGGGCGAGTGTCTGTACTGCTTCGTGACCCTCAAAAACAGCAGGGAGTTCAGCCACACGATGGTGGAGGAGCTCAAGAGACTGG tgagagagaaaattgGACCAATCGCCACACCAGACTTCATTCAAAACGCCCCGGCCCTCCCGAAAACTCGCTCAG GCAAGATCATGAGGCGAGTCCTCCGGCAGATCGCCCGCAACGACAAAGACCTGGGCGACCTCTCGACCCTGGCCGACCCAAAGGTGGTGGAGGTGCTGTTCAGCCAGAGGTGTGAAGCTGCGGCCTGA
- the ndufv2 gene encoding NADH dehydrogenase [ubiquinone] flavoprotein 2, mitochondrial, which yields MFLSAAVRSAVSHTARQVRSLHRSAARAGAGGIFVHRDTPDNNPDTPFEFTEVNKKRIESIISMYPEGHKQAATIPVLDLAQRQHGWLPISAMNKVAEVLEVPPMRVYEVVTFYTMFLRQPVGKYFIQICTTTPCMLCNSDSILEAIQNKLGIKVGETTPDKMFTLIEVECLGACVNAPMVQINDNYYEDLAPKDIEEIIDELKAGRVPPPGPRNGRFSCEPAGGLTSLSEPPKGPGFGVRADL from the exons ATGTTCCTGTCCGCCGCTGTTCGCTCCGCGGTGTCGCACACG gcCAGGCAGGTCAGGAGTCTGCATCGGTCGGCTGCACGCGCTGGAGCAGGTGGCATCTTTGTG CACAGAGACACTCCTGACAACAACCCTGATACTCCTTTTGAGTTCACTGAGGTGAACAAGAAG AGGATTGAGTCGATCATTTCAATGTACCCGGAAGGACACAAGCAAGCAGCCACCATCCCAGTGTTGGATTTAGCCCAAAGGCAACATGGATGGCTACCCATCTCCGCCATGAACAAG gTCGCTGAGGTGCTGGAAGTCCCTCCAATGAGAGTGTATGAAGTAGTGACATTCTATACGATGTTCCTGCGTCAGCCCGTgggaaaatacttcattcagaTCTGCACAACAACTCCCTGCATGCTCTGCAACTCAGACAGCATCCTGGAGGCCATCCAAAACAAACTCG GTATCAAGGTCGGAGAGACGACTCCTGACAAGATGTTCACACTTATAGAAGTGGAATGTCTAGGTGCCTGTGTGAATGCTCCAATGGTCCAGATCAACGACAACTATTAT GAGGACCTAGCACCTAAAGACATTGAAGAAATTATAGATGAACTAAAAGCAGGCAGAGTCCCACCACCTGGAcccag GAACGGTCGTTTCTCCTGTGAGCCTGCAGGAGGATTGACTTCTCTGTCAGAGCCTCCTAAAGGACCAGGCTTCGGAGTGAGAGCGGACCTGTAG
- the acss2l gene encoding acyl-CoA synthetase short chain family member 2 like isoform X2 yields MVVPESQDKMYYPSADLQRDAHVPDLNSYLELYRKSLENPEAFWKEVADEFFWKKPATGPMLQYNFDVTKGNIYVKCMEGAKTNMCYNVLDRHVRERNLGEKVAYYWEGNSPDHHMTITYSQLLSHVCRCANVLRQMGVKKGDRVSIYLPMIPELVYTMLACARIGAVHSIVFAGFSSDSLCERIIDAQSSVLVTADGVYRGEKLINLKQIVDEALEKCREKASSSITKCLVIKHHALRTKSGAACNKLQTPWDSECDVWWDEVMRDSPEECEPEWLDAEDPLFILYTSGSTGKPKGVLHTVAGYLLYTSLTFKYVFDHHQDDVYWCTADIGWITGHSYITYGPLANGATGVLFEGVPLHPHVGRFWEIIEKYKVTKFYTAPTAIRLLMKYGREPLQKYDLSSLRILGTVGEPINPEAWQWYHEAVGQGRCPIVDTFWQTETGGHVLTPLPAATPLKPGSATFPFFGVEPVILNEHGEELEGEAEGYLVFRRPWPGIMRTLYKNHERLENTYFKKFPGFYVTGDGCRRDKDGYYWITGRIDDMLNVSGHLMSTAEVEAALTEHPAVAEAAVVSRPHKVKGECLYCFVTLKNSREFSHTMVEELKRLVREKIGPIATPDFIQNAPALPKTRSASGG; encoded by the exons ATGGTTGTTCCTGAATCTCAGGACAAAATGTACTACCCCTCTGCTGACCTGCAGAGGGATGCTCATGTGCCTGATTTAAACTCTTATCTGGAACTGTACAGGAAGTCTCTTGAGAATCCAGAAG CTTTCTGGAAAGAGGTTGCTGATGAGTTCTTTTGGAAGAAGCCAGCAACAGGTCCAATGCTGCAGTACAACTTTGACGTGACTAAAGGGAACATATATGTCAAATGCATGGAAGGGGCCAAAACCAACATGTGCTATAATGTCCTGGACAGGCATGTGAGGGAGAGGAACCTCGGTGAAAAGGTTGCCTATTACTG GGAGGGAAACTCACCCGATCACCACATGACCATCACTTACTCTCAGCTGCTGAGCCACGTCTGCCGCTGCGCCAACGTTCTCAGGCAAATGG GTGTGAAAAAGGGAGACAGGGTGTCCATTTATCTTCCCATGATTCCAGAGCTGGTCTACACTATGCTGGCCTGTGCCAGAATCGGTGCTGTTCACTCGATTGTG TTTGCAGGTTTCTCCTCTGATTCTCTGTGTGAGAGGATAATCGACGCCCAGAGCAGCGTCCTGGTGACAGCAG ATGGTGTTTACAGAGGAGAGAAGCTGATCAACCTGAAACAGATTGTGGACGAGGCTCTGGAGAAGTGCAGGGAGAA AGCGTCGTCCAGCATCACCAAGTGCCTCGTCATCAAACACCACGCGCTGAGGACAAAAAGTGGAGCTGCATGCAACAAATTACAG ACCCCCTGGGACTCGGAGTGTGATGTGTGGTGGGATGAGGTGATGAGAGACTCTCCTGAGGAGTGTGAACCTGAGTGGCTGGATGCTGAGGACCCGCTGTTCATCCTCTACACCAGCGGCTCCACCGGCAAACCCAAG GGTGTTCTCCACACTGTTGCCGGGTACCTGCTCTACACGTCGCTGACCTTCAAGTACGTCTTTGACCATCACCAGGACGACGTGTACTGGTGCACGGCAGACATCGGCTGGATCACGGGCCACTCCTACATCACCTACGGCCCCCTCGCTAACGGAGCCACAGGAGTCCTG tTTGAAGGCGTCCCTCTCCACCCTCACGTCGGCCGGTTCTGGGAGATTATTGAGAAGTACAAAGTGACCAAGTTCTACACAGCTCCCACAGCCATCCGCCTGCTGATGAAGTACGGACGAGAACCTCTGCAGAA GTACGACCTCTCCAGCCTGAGGATCTTGGGTACCGTGGGAGAGCCCATCAACCCGGAGGCCTGGCAGTGGTACCACGAGGCGGTGGGTCAGGGCCGATGTCCCATCGTCGACACCTTCTGGCAGACGGAGACA GGAGGTCATGTTTTGACTCCTCTTCCTGCCGCCACGCCGCTGAAGCCTGGCTCTGCT ACCTTTCCTTTCTTCGGGGTGGAACCTGTGATCCTGAACGAACACGGAGAAGAACTGGAGGGGGAGGCGGAGGGTTATCTG GTGTTCCGGAGGCCCTGGCCTGGAATAATGCGCACGCTGTACAAAAACCACGAGCGCTTAGAAAACACCTACTTCAAGAAATTCCCAGGCTTTTATGTGACCGGTGACG GCTGCAGGCGGGATAAAGACGGCTATTACTGGATCACAGGAAGAATAGACGACATGCTGAATGTGTCAG GACACCTGATGAGCACGGCGGAGGTGGAGGCGGCCCTGACGGAGCACCCGGCCGTGGCGGAGGCCGCGGTGGTGAGTCGGCCTCACAAGGTGAAGGGCGAGTGTCTGTACTGCTTCGTGACCCTCAAAAACAGCAGGGAGTTCAGCCACACGATGGTGGAGGAGCTCAAGAGACTGG tgagagagaaaattgGACCAATCGCCACACCAGACTTCATTCAAAACGCCCCGGCCCTCCCGAAAACTCGCTCAG CATCTGGAGGATAA